The following coding sequences are from one Mycobacterium bourgelatii window:
- a CDS encoding TetR family transcriptional regulator, with product MAQLTFRRARTEENKRQRAAALMEAARSLALETGVASVTLTAVASRAGIHYSAVRRYFTSHKEVLLHLAAEGWVRWSKTVCESLSEPGPMSQRRVAAALADGLAADPLFCDLLANLHLHLEHEVDVDRVLEVKRTSTAAVIALADAIENALPELGRSGAFDILLAAFSLAATLWQIANPPERLNDAYAEEPEVVPPGWNRDFASSLTRLLTATCSGLVMDRHEQ from the coding sequence GTGGCGCAACTCACCTTCCGGCGGGCTCGTACGGAGGAGAACAAGCGCCAGCGGGCCGCGGCGCTGATGGAAGCGGCGCGGTCGCTGGCCCTAGAGACCGGCGTGGCGTCGGTGACGTTGACCGCGGTCGCGAGTCGCGCCGGGATTCACTATTCGGCGGTGCGCCGGTACTTCACATCGCACAAAGAGGTCCTGCTTCACCTCGCGGCCGAAGGCTGGGTTCGGTGGTCGAAGACCGTGTGCGAGAGCTTGAGCGAACCCGGCCCGATGTCGCAACGACGGGTGGCCGCGGCGCTGGCCGATGGGCTGGCCGCCGATCCGCTGTTCTGCGATCTGCTGGCGAATCTTCATCTGCACCTCGAGCACGAGGTGGATGTCGACCGGGTTCTGGAGGTCAAGCGCACCAGTACCGCCGCGGTGATCGCCCTGGCGGACGCGATCGAGAACGCTCTGCCCGAGTTGGGGCGGTCGGGGGCGTTCGACATCCTGCTGGCCGCCTTTTCGCTGGCGGCGACGCTGTGGCAGATCGCCAACCCTCCGGAGCGGCTGAACGATGCCTACGCCGAGGAACCCGAAGTCGTGCCGCCGGGTTGGAACCGGGACTTCGCTTCATCTTTGACCCGTTTGCTCACCGCTACCTGCAGCGGCCTGGTGATGGATCGCCATGAGCAATAA